The following coding sequences lie in one Enterococcus sp. 9E7_DIV0242 genomic window:
- the prli42 gene encoding stressosome-associated protein Prli42 has translation MEKKKTSTFSKVTKVVVWLMLIAIIGSTLVTVISTFR, from the coding sequence ATGGAAAAAAAGAAAACTAGTACATTCTCAAAAGTCACTAAAGTAGTTGTTTGGCTAATGCTGATTGCCATTATCGGTTCAACACTAGTTACTGTAATTTCGACTTTTAGATAA